The genomic region GCCGCGAGATACAGGGGTTTCCATGTTAACGATTGGGATAAATGCACCGGCTGCGGGAATTGCGCCGATATTTGTATGAATAAAGCGATTACAATGGTTGAGATTCCGGAGCTGGAATCGAAACCGGACGAGGGAATCAAGAACCAACGCCCACAACTCGATTACGGCAGATGCTGTTTCTGCGGTCTTTGTGTGGATATTTGCCCTCCGGGTTCCTTAT from bacterium harbors:
- a CDS encoding 4Fe-4S binding protein, whose protein sequence is MAKSNSLNPFKAIKYLFKKPKTLKYPFELKEPAARYRGFHVNDWDKCTGCGNCADICMNKAITMVEIPELESKPDEGIKNQRPQLDYGRCCFCGLCVDICPPGSL